Proteins co-encoded in one Uloborus diversus isolate 005 chromosome 9, Udiv.v.3.1, whole genome shotgun sequence genomic window:
- the LOC129230563 gene encoding myo-inositol 2-dehydrogenase-like — translation MGTNMEASFGDRFYLSYKKSMEGIQFQNHISTDKPAVGIAIFGLGRIGTIHLDNLRRNPRAHIYYCVEESTERVNFVRNQWKMLDTETTFLKSNDSEAIFKDPRVDAVLVCTPTFSHEELVMKSLESGKAVFCEKPLALNDDGIERCIQSSKKHAKPLLCAFNRRFDPGLRCLKTRVEAGEIGKVQVIKTCSRDSPKPPVEYLQISGGIFHDCAVHDLDYICWVLGEYPETVSAVAHSHYEDVKQLDDYDTVAILMKFPSGSIATIDLSRHAVYGYDQRIEVFGPKGMLTCGEQRPYGLQCHNVKGTTAVPIFFSFASRYQEAYALEMEHFLSVAQGNQNLKLKTVYLRTLFQSKK, via the exons ATGGGTACCAACATGGAAGCTTCCTTTGGCGACCGCTTTTACTTAAG TTACAAAAAAAGTATGGAAGGCATCCAGTTCCAAAACCACATCAGCACAGATAAACCAGCGGTGGGGATCGCCATCTTTGGCCTCGGCCGCATAGGAACCATTCACCTAGACAACCTGAGACGGAATCCCAGAGCTCACATATACTACTGCGTCGAAGAATCCACGGAAAGAGTGAACTTCGTTCGGAACCAGTGGAAGATGCTGGACACAGAAACCACGTTCTTGAAATCAAACGACAGCGAAGCAATCTTTAAAGATCCCAG GGTGGACGCAGTGCTTGTTTGTACCCCCACATTTTCCCATGAAGAATTAGTAATGAAATCCTTAGAATCTG GGAAGGCTGTCTTCTGTGAGAAGCCTCTGGCCTTGAATGATGATGGTATTGAAAGATGTATACAAAGTTCTAAGAAACATGCGAAACCTCTTCTGTGTGCTTTCAATAG GCGATTCGACCCTGGCCTTCGGTGCCTCAAAACCAGAGTCGAAGCTGGGGAAATAGGAAAAGTTCAAGTCATCAAAACCTGTAGCAGAGATTCACCAAAACCACCAGTAGAGTACCTTCAGATATCAG GTGGCATCTTCCACGACTGTGCTGTCCACGATCTCGACTACATTTGTTGGGTGTTGGGGGAGTATCCAGAAACGGTATCTGCAGTTGCCCACTCCCACTACGAAGACGTCAAGCAGCTAGATGACTATGACACGGTGGCCATCCTCATGAAGTTTCCGAGTGGAAGTATCGCGACCATCGACCTCAGCAGGCATGCTGTCTATGGATACGACCAGAGAATTGAG GTCTTTGGACCCAAAGGAATGCTGACGTGCGGGGAGCAGAGACCTTACGGATTACAGTGTCATAATGTAAAAGGAACCACCGCAGTACCAATCTTCTTCTCATTTGCTTCCAGATACCAGGAAGCGTATGCATTAGAAATGGAACATTTTCTCAGTGTCGCTCAAGGTAATCAAAAC